The Glycine soja cultivar W05 chromosome 3, ASM419377v2, whole genome shotgun sequence genome window below encodes:
- the LOC114404960 gene encoding uncharacterized protein LOC114404960, protein MACSEGQKVAFGTYTLVEEAEYWWENTRQCLEAKGQDVTWDIFKRVFLEKYFPEDVRNKKEMEFLELKQGSMTVAEYAAKFEELVRYFPHYQGRDGESFKCVKFLNGLRPEVKQAVNYQGVRQFPLLVNMCRIWDEDSRDRAAYYWSTGPMRNKKNGPQH, encoded by the coding sequence ATGGCATGTTCGGAGGGGCAAAAGGTTGCTTTTGGTACATATACTCTAGTGGAAGAGGCTGAGTATTGGTGGGAGAATACTCGCCAATGCCTAGAGGCTAAAGGTCAAGATGTGACCTGGGATATCTTCAAGAGAGTGTTTTTGGAGAAATACTTTCCCGAGGATGTTAGGAACAAGAAGGAGATGGAGTTTTTGGAGCTTAAGCAGGGAAGTATGACTGTGGCTGAATATGCAGCCAAGTTTGAGGAGCTGGTGAGATACTTTCCCCATTATCAAGGGAGAGATGGTGAAAGTTTCAAGTGTGTAAAGTTTCTAAATGGCTTACGACCTGAAGTGAAGCAAGCTGTGAATTACCAAGGTGTTCGTCAGTTCCCACTTTTGGTTAACATGTGCCGGATTTGGGATGAAGACTCCCGAGATAGGGCGGCCTATTATTGGAGTACAGGTCCAATGAGGAACAAAAAGAATGGGCCTCAACATTGA